CGAGCTGAAGTTATTAGTGGAATCAACACCATTAGTATTAACATGGAAACTATTAATCTATCTGTGAATCTTTTTGGTCATTTCTCAAGGAAgtgtgagaatttgctgcttttctgtgACTTATACCAAAAGTAAACTGAACATTGTATGTTATCTTTATAGAAAAAACTATGAATCGACTTATCGTGACAGTTAACCAGGGAATTTGTTAATGACagtaatcaaaataataattagctGCAGCCCGGAAAACAGGGCAGACACAGAATGGAAATATGAATCGttaataatgttttaatttgcttATAATTTGAAGGCATTATGAGGCTCAATATGAAAATCATGATTCTGTATGAAGTGTATGATATAATTTAACACATACTGAATGTCCATACTGGTATCAGGGTATGAAAGATACTAATACAAAACATTTGGGATGATAGAGCCTAAGTGCAtacttattttttaattttatctatttatttttttgacatttatatcACATTGTTCTGTATTTCCCAGATGTATAAAAATTAACAATATCTAGTgaaataattaatcaaaaagATAAACAGTCAGTGCAATAGATTCACTAAGGAACAGATTGGAACATCcctcacattttcttttctttttaattatcatcattattattattatctatttacttatcttttttttatttgcttattttatttattcacttgttTAATTATTCTGTATTCAAGAGTCCGTTGGAGTCAGTGTCTTTTGGGACCTGCctatgttttatatttacatgttgatTATGAAGTATGGGGGGGGAAAGCCTTTTTATAACTAGATTTACACTTCATAACTATAGCcggtaaaaaaaacagacacttttaGAAAATTAATTTCTCTACTTAATGTCTTATTAAGACTTTTAAAAGTTAAGTCAAATTCAAACCTTTTTTCAGGATGTGCAGAAACATCGATAGATGATGATGTGAAAGTTCTCCtggaatataaaatatatactgtgtgaTACAGTTTTTAGGGCTATACGATAataatgacctctgaccttgaaccaggtctttttttaaattcgaCCAGAAAGTTCTGTAACTATGGCAACAGTGTGTCCGTGAGTCAAGATACCTCACAGTTACCTCCCTGTGACTAACAGGTCGAACTAGTGATGTAATAATGACGGTATGGCTcttcttggtgtgtgtgtgtgtgtgtgtgtgtgtgtgacagtggaCTCCTCCGTTCCCATTGGTTTGCCCTGCTGTCACAACGTCACCTCCAGGAGAGTCCGGAATATCAGCAAGTGTTACGAGCAGAAGCCTCGTCAGGACTGCAGCCGGCACGCCTTCCTGTGAGCGACACAACATGTTGGGACGGaagctcatattcaggtttttaATATCTCTAATTGTTTTGTACTTCTGTTTCCCGTTTCCCAGGATCACACGCGAGAAACTACAACCGCTGTGCATCAGTCCAGATGCTCGGTGGCTTCAAGACAAGATAACGAAGGTGAGAGTCGGACGTTGAaacttcatcctcctcatccgtCTCACAATTTATGTCCAGAcgagttcattttttttccaggtctGGCAAATCAAAACTGttggaaataaataaacttaGCTGACGCTGACAtttgaaatttgtgaaaaattaaTCTACCGTCAAGGGTTGTGCAGATAAACTccacaaagaaacaataaataataagtgGATGTCGTGGGTGTACATTCACTGAAGTATAATCCAGAGTTACTTGTACTCAGAGGGGAGAACTTCTACTTTTTACTGCACTAAATACTAATATGATGCATTTTATGGATTAAACTATGCAGGAGTACACAAAGCAGTTACATTATCTCCTCACCAACCAGCTACAACATGAAAATCTGCTTATTTACTGTAACAACATAATAcgaaatacatttctttttcatatattcTGCACATTTTGCAAATAGAAACCTTTCATCTGTaaaacaggttgttttttttacattgtggttttaaaaagaTCTTCTCCGCAACCGTACTTTGCTCAATGAAATATAGTATTTTATAAAAGTATTATATCTTGAAAATGACTTCGGTAAAAGTTCCAAACTGGCTCCTGATCATCATGAAACATCATGAATGTCAATATAATTCTACACAAACACGCTCTCCATTATCAGATCATCATGTATGAATATATACTATACATATATAGTGTGAACAAGTCGTACTAAAGGAAGCTGTGAATGAAACATTCTGTTTTTCATACATAACAACAGCTTATGAAATATTTCCTGACTTCTCTAAtcttcctgttcttcctctcctcttcgtcGCAGGGAAAACTGCTCTGCCTTCCCGACCTGTCGCTGTAGTCCAGGACgtgaatgtgaaaatgacaagAAGCGACGCAGCCACCGCAGCCAGGATTCAGCCACTTGACTATTTATTCCTTTTACACGACTGTctatttaaaaatctaaattatttttctattttaatttttataaagctgtgaaataattatttttttgtaaagcttGTCAATTTTTACGATGATGGCACAGTTCTTCTTTTGGAACCTGGCAACATACACAATGAACCCATGACAGatttatgaataaatcataAAGAATTAAATGAATCATCAAAATATAACTgactctttttccttttttaaaaaaacacgtttAAAATGTCCCTTTTCCAATTGTTTCCCCTCAACTGCTGCAACTCTTTCCACACGACAGATTTGTGTTtagaaaatgtatattaatgcacatacacattttaTCAGGATCAGAACggtgtttattgccaagtaggttttcaaacacaaggaatttgcttttgtgttttgctgcataacaacacaattaaaaacacgACATGTATAAGTACAAGGAACGGGGGGAAAAACTGTACAATAACATGTAGAATGTAAAAATACAGTAGTACAAATATGTAGTAGTAGTATACGTCTAGTTCTGGGGTCAACCACGTGACTTTTAGTGTCATTTCCTTATTTCAATTGGACAATTTGGCTGCAGGTTGACTTTTCCCCACGTGATGGCGACAGAGGTGTGATAACTACTGACAGTTTGCTGTCTGTTCCTCAGACGGATGAGTGTTGAGGCGTCGGTGgagtttgtgttttacaaaCCTTCAGAGACTTTCCTCCGTCtggtttcagtgtttttatctgtgttaCCGACGTCCCCGACACTCTCTGCAGAATTTCTTCCGGCCTGTGCAGAAGCAAAAGtatcaggaaaacacaaacgACCTCGAAATATTCCAATACGTCTCGTCTCGCCCTCAGAAACGAGTCCGTGAAACCTTAAACGATGAACACGTGCGGGTGCAAACAGACAGGGACAATATATGTcagacaaatattttctttaaaccaaAAGTTTTACCCCGTTGTTTTAACGTCTTCCACAAGATATGTGTGAACTCACGTCGCACAAATGTCAGTCCTGATTTCAACCTGCAGGGGGAGACTAGGAGTCACGATGCCCACGCTATAAGTAAAGTAAATAGacttcatttgaaaaactcATTCCAGTCCTTATCACGCGGCCGTCAGCAGTCACATGAGAGCCGGCCATCcgtttccatggcaactgaGCAAACTCCACCAGGCTGATGGAGACTGTACAAGCCAGCCAGCCTCTTGTTCTTCACTGTGCTGGTACTACATGCAGCGGTACATCTTTAAAGAAAGACACGGATATGGTTTTAGATTTAGCGGCAACTGCCCAAAATTGTGAAATCAAAAATGCTGCTGGGTTCCACAGTTCAAACTTCGGCAAACGCGGTTTTGTGACATCTGGCATGTGCAACAAAACCACTGACCGTCCCTTTGCCACATCCTGGGCGGCAGAGCTCCGATGAGCATGACAAAGCATCTGGTGGATGTATTAGTAAGACACAGAAAGAGTGCTGATACCAACATTAACCCGCGGGGATGATGATCAGTGTGGCACATGACCCAGTCACCGCTCTGAAACTCTTCACTTCCCCTTTTCTGGCCTTCTTGAAAGACTCAAAGGAGACACCGGAGGGAGGGCAGGAAGTCATCGGAGGGGTTTCACGGAAACGCCGTCTGTCCTCGCATGAGTGGAAAACATGAAGTCATGAATTTTCCAAACTATCTGTAGTCATTTTAACCTGTGACATCAGATTCTGACCCACGAATACTGAGAGACGCAGAGATTCAGACTTGAACCGGGGCTTTATACGTTTATACGTTGcctctttaaagccccagtgtgtaattttggtAATTTTCTGGCGAAATCTGGTGcaaaagttgcaaaccgcaaaccAAACGGAgcgcccgacaggggacactttatggcgacgcaccgccgattccattctcggtttccgtcagcgtctgaaaattcgacgtgaacgcgacgtgttctggagcgtttagttcaacaaccttattcaacacgacgtagaaacatggagactcacacggaggtcggtccacctcatgtgactgtATTTAACATATGTGAACAgagagttatggacaatatattcaatttctgtgagtgAGTTCTTGTGAATATGACACACGTGACGTGGCTCGTTATTCTCCTCCCTGGTACTTCTCATACCGTTCTcagtcaaactaaataaataaataaatgtaattgggTTTTTATATGAATCATCTGTGAATTTAAATTGGTGTGAAACAACCAGAAAAATCTTTGAATCCAAAACTGTTGTTGCATAAAATAATAACGAAATAAATTTGGATTTATCGAATTTCTACCTCCCCAAGTCGGGGGCGTCCACCAgacgtccccccccctcccacctgatCCTGTGTATTCTCACGCATACCACAGCGCTGAtgtgatgaaattaaataacagtacacacacacacacacacacacacacacacatacacacacacacacatttgcacatttgcaaaCTGCCGTCATGCATCAACTCTGCACCGGTGGTGAGCAGCTGCGGGAAGACGCTTAACGTGTGAGTATCAATGTGACAGGGAAGGAAATAAAGTAATCATGAGAGGTGCAACATGCTAATAAAGTTTCCACTTTTCATTCTCACAAACGAATGAGTCTAATACCGGGTCTCAttagtttctggtttcttttacTCGCGTCAAGAAGTTGAGGTTTTCACTCCGTCCGCccgtttgttggtttgtcagcaggatttctcAGAAACTACAGAATGGATTTcagattttgacattttccatgATTTCCCCGGAAATAATGTGTGAATCATGATCTGACATATGTAGTAGAGGCCAACTGGATTTTCGGGGGCCGATGCCAATACTGATACGAGGGagtgaaaaatgtacataaatacagtatacgatatacagtatatttacagatttttaaatttcagcaATTATTCCTAAGATCTCGTTATCAAACCCtaatgtcaaagaaatgtaGCCCAGGatcacagtttacagttcaaccataaacttgatcatttcataatgaagaaaacacaaatgcaaccaaatacatatgaaacttgaaaaagaaaaggaaaaaaaaattctacataAAATCTTTGCTGCTTcgtttagataaaaaaaaaaagaatggattgagcaaaaactaccaaacggatttccacgaaactcgGTGGAGAGACTGTCTGGATTCCTCCGCGGGCACAAACCACATGACTGCGGTTTTGAGATTGTGTCTGAGGCGTCGCATTCCTTCCATGCTGCTCATATCAAAGACGTGTGAGCAGACTCACTCCTAACATTGACAGTAGCACACATCATTCAATATTCTCCTCCTGCTATCGGCTCTTTGCGGTTTCAGGGGTGAACGTGCTGCAGACAGGCGTTGAGAAATGAAATATTCTGCTCTATTTTTCGTCCAAGGAAATTTTTTCTTGCAATCGTTTTATTTTGGGAAAACTGTCGATTCTGCATGTGAGtccctttttcaaaaacatcCCGTGTGTTGAAACCCAGAAAGTAGGAAGGAAGTTTATTTTAAACTTCGCCAAACAACCAAAGTGACAGCTGAAGGGGAATTTAATCTCTATCTGTGGCTTAGTTCTCACTTCTTCAGCCGCGCGCCGCCGTCTGCTCTCGGCCTCAAACTCATGCACCAAACTCCACAGAGATGGCGAAGCAGCTCGAGGACGTCGCTCGGTCGCTCGGTCGCTCGGTCGGCCGGCCAAGGCCCTCGTGTTTCCTTTACTATCAGAGCTTCCGAGAAAAACTGAATGACTGCCGCGCTTCTGCTTTATGCCCTGACGTGATTCCGAGTcatctcctgtttccttttcttttccattcacCGGCCACTTTGCTCCAAATGAGACGATAACGTACCGACTGAAGGTCAAcgcttgaaactagagattggtGCAAGAAAAGTGAatcatttttctcatagacttctgtagaaacaagcggtggagtcgccctctgctggtcagcacagagaatacaggctccaggcacacggacccggtgactacggTCTACGGCTCGAACATGTTAAGTGGATTGTTCGACGTGTCGTCGCCTGATAAAACGTAAACTGGTCCCGAAGACACGACGCGCCAACGTGATTCAAGCGATAACGCCAGCGGTGCGCTCGCACCGGACGCGACGCCAATTGTTCGCGCGGGCGGATGACATGCGAAGTCAATGCAGAGGGCGCGACTAGACGCGAGCTTCGCGTCAATGGGTTTCGGACGACCTCGAACGGCGCGAGCAGCACAGAGATGGGAAACTCTCGTCAGTCCGGAAGAAGAACGGGCAAATGGCGTCCGGAGTGAACGCAGCATTGCGAGATCGTCGTTTGAATTCTGATTCTTCAGATTTTTATGCCCACTCTAACTCTGACACTGCGACGTACTGTATACCGTCACGTATCTctttaaataaaagaattacACACTAGTCAGTGACCACCCCTCACTTTGTGCTGTCCGATCATTTGAGGCTTGACATATTGAATGGCGTCTACACTTCATCGTGACCTTAGGGCCACATTTCGTACGTAACTCCCCCTCGACTCCGGCGCTGCACAGCGTGTTTCACATGGACGGAAGCTCAGTGGTCGATGGTCAAATTCTTTGTGGCTCCAAAAGTGACTGAAATATCTTATTTATCATTTGTTCGTTCATCGTTTTTCTGCTGATTCTTGGATCAAGGAGGTGATGAAGACGAGTTGAAAGGCGTCCATCAGCCCAGAGCCGCGAGCTAATCTGGAAAGAAACTTTCCAAACGACACGCGGTGATGAAAGTGCTTCCTGCCGGTCACTTCGAGGGAAACCCCACGAAGAAAAAATCTGCAGGTCGTTCATTCAGATAAAGAAagaggatggaaagaaaaaaagaaagaaaatgaaataggaAGATGACTAATAGCCACTTCTGCTTTTTTAGGCCTTAAGTATCCGACGTCTCCAGACGTCTGTCAGTTCACCAAGATCTCtggggaggaggcagaagaaagACCAACAGACACGGCTTCATTCACCAAGTTCATAAATCTGATCCATCAACGTCCGTCTCCTCGTCAAAATGGTCAGCGGTGGAGTCCTGATGAAGTGTGCGCTGGTCGCCGTCGTCCTGGTGGCCGTGGTGGAGTCTGGCCCGACGGGTAAGACTTTGGCCTTTTCTCCGATGATCAAATGTACaaggatctttttttctgctggtgcCGTGACGATGACTCTGATCCCCGTCGTCCGCCCGCAGCCCAGAAGCTGGCGTCCTGCTGCACGGAGGTCAACAAGCTGGAGATCACCGAGCCCATCTTAGATTACATGATCCAGAAGTCCAACCCGCCGTGCGTCAAGGCTGTCATGTGagtctgaagaagaagaagaggaagaaaaaatgtcatccaTAGTTTAGATATCTCGTAACAATGATTGTTTGCGTGACGAGAGCATTTCGCGGAACGTCAACGTCACAACTCTCCTCCAGCTCAAACTTTGACTTTGAAGCTGCGTATGCAGAATGTCTTTCTGCGTGCTGACGCGTGTCTTTGTCGTTTCCTGCAGCTTCCAGACGGAGTCGGGTCTGTACTGCAGTTATCACAGGGCCCTCTGGGTCGGCAGGAAGATCAAAGAGCTCAGGTGAGTGTCGTTCGGCCGCATGCGAACTGTCTTCTGAGCTCCATCATTCAGTTCCCTCGTCAGTGTCCagccctcatctcctcttgtGTTTTATCTTATTTCCCACAGGAAAGCGCAGTCGACATTTTGGCCCAaggtctccctcctctccatcatcacatccaccacctcccctcctcctccctccacctcctcccctcctcctccctccaccacctcccctccttcctccacctcctcccctcctcctccctccacctcctcccctcctcctccctccacctcctcccctcctcctccctccaccccctcccctcctccgtcctctgctcTTCCCTCCGCCAACGAGTAGAACCGATAGAAGGAGAAGGATCCAGACTTTGTGTGGAAGTTAAAGAGCGATACTAAAGTAAATGTTCTTATTTAACAAAAAGCAATTGATGAACACGATTTATGTCGAACCATATTTATTTAGAATGTTTAGTTTCTTTCAAATGGATTTTGAGagtgaaaatatttattgatcTAATTTAATTGACCAGTGCTGATTGAAGttatcatgtatttatttactctCAGTTATTGTCACGACTTTATGAACAGTGGCACGTGTCCACTCATTAATTTATGAAATTGTTCTGCTTGGacttatttattgattttaaaagtttgtGATTGTGCCGacgtgaaaaaaataaactaaacattGGTCAGAAATGTGATCTTCTATCTtccctgtttttatttgtgaaagAGCAGGAACCGctcgatcacacacacacacacacacacacacacacactcacactcacactcacacatacatacacacacacacacacactcacaaacacatacacacacacacacacacacacacacatatacacacacacacacatatacacacacacacacacacacgttccagTCAATGTCACAAGGACGCAGGTGTCGTCACGGATACGTCTTTCTACTCTTGATGTCAAAATCAGATTTAGATGCTATTTGGTCTTTATTTTGTTTACCTCCAACCGACAATATACCaattacaaaatagaaaaaactgaatattttccaTGACATAGGTCTTGTACGTACAGTATTTGGGAGGAGGGACAGAAAGAAGCAGACGCTCATCTGGTCCGGCCCCTTCGATCTTCACAGCTTCAGATgacatattattaaaaaaataatgataataaagtcTGTCTCAAAACTTCAATGAATAATCTTGTACAATAAACCGTATTTATTGACATTTACATTCTAccataaatttaaatattgagcTGCTCCATCCCAATTAttcttcttttaaagaaaaaaaatgtaatattattgcaattttctgtttctttatggAGGTCGTTCCAAAGAGAAACTCAATTCAACTTCCCTCCTGAGTCACAGGTCACAACCCCCGCCTCCGGTCTGGAACATGTTCCCTCCTGGCGACGAATTGTTCCTCACTTTCCACATGatcattttcaatgtttgagtCTTTAAATAATAAGGGATCTGTGTGATCGTGATAACCTGCATAGCTGATCATCCTCATTCCTCCTTTATCACAATGTGCACAACCTTCGTAAGTTACATTCACATGTGTTCCCCAGACTCCCACACAACGTGACAGATGAGGCAGGGAGCCATGGAGCAGGGGGTGGAAACAGTTGTCCGGAATGATCATCGGACAGAAGCAGGTCAACATATTCAATCAAACATATAAAGGAGGATTAGACGAGCTGCAATTGCAAATGACACCTTTCACACAAACTCAGGATTCAATCCTTTTAAATTCCATGGCTCCAATTCCCAAAACATCcgaaatatgataaaaaaaccaaacatctaATCTATTCACGTAAATGCAGATTGAGGAGCGTAAGAAACATCGAGGCCTCAAATTGCATCCGCTGATGGTGAAATATATCTGACGAATGTGTCACAGTTCTGCAAAAAGTCAGTGACGATAAACAACCCACCAACACGCCGTGCAACATCACGTCGCTTCCAAGAAAGATGCGACCGAGGTGTTGGTGGTGTGAATGTGTCCAGATGACATGAACCGGTGTGACAGCGGCATGACCACAAACATTGACACCCGACGCGTGTCATCTGCGACGCCCACAACCCAAGGTGGTGCACTCCCCCATAAATAGTTGCAGCCTGATCAGTCAACCCGTCAACCCGTCAACCCGTCAACCAGTCAACCCGTCAACCCACAAGTCTGCCGTTCACAATGCTCATGAAGATCCTGTCCATCGCTCTCCCCCTGCTCTCCATTGTTCTGTGCACACAAGGTAAGACAATGTGTTatagttttcttttcatcatatatacatatatatatatatgtatatatgtacatacaggGTTTTATAATGCTTGTTATTCCATGTGCTGACCTTTAAAACCTATtgaacacactagaggaaagcATCAATAAGTCTCCTCTGCAGGTTCCGTTTCAATGTCAAGATGTTTCTCTTGAATCAAAACGTGTGTTCGCCACCTGCGGATTAAATACAGAGCGTGGACCAGCAACAGGAGCTCCGCTGTACAGGACGCTGTACCTGTCCACGCCGCTGGCTGACGCCACAGCGCTGGCCAAGCTGAGCTCCTGTTGCTGATCTACGAGTTGAAATTGAACTGTCAATTTGTCAGGGCGAATCCCCAAGATCTTCACGCCTTGCTGCACCGATGTGTCGCCAGCTGATTACAGCACGGAGGTGCTAGGGAGGCCCGTCTGGCAGCACGCCCACGGAAAATGTGTGTCGGCTCTGATGTAGGTCctcacacgcgcacgcacacacacacacacacacacacacacacacacacacacacacacacacacacacacacacacacacacacaaggatcaccatcatcactttcatttctttttcccccccagtttcCGTACGGATAAGGGAAACATCTGTGTCGATCCCAAAGCTGAATGGGCCTTGAAGTGTAAGTGACCACAGACACACGAAAAAACACACGAGGGGCCGTCACTTTTGAAATTTGATGTTTGAACATTCACaaggtgaataaataaaagccgGCCACCTCCTGCCCCCGTGGCTCCAGCGCTGCTGTTTTGTCTCAAAATGGCGGACGCCTGAGAGGCGGCGTCACCTGCGTCACAGGTTGCGTTCACATTATGGGAAGTGAACAAATGACTTGTCGATTATCAT
This window of the Scophthalmus maximus strain ysfricsl-2021 chromosome 21, ASM2237912v1, whole genome shotgun sequence genome carries:
- the LOC124849750 gene encoding amyloid beta A4 precursor protein-binding family B member 1-interacting protein-like; this translates as MVSGGVLMKCALVAVVLVAVVESGPTAQKLASCCTEVNKLEITEPILDYMIQKSNPPCVKAVIFQTESGLYCSYHRALWVGRKIKELRKAQSTFWPKVSLLSIITSTTSPPPPSTSSPPPPSTTSPPSSTSSPPPPSTSSPPPPSTSSPPPPSTPSPPPSSALPSANE